In the Lysinibacillus sp. PLM2 genome, one interval contains:
- the obg gene encoding GTPase Obg: protein MFVDHVKIYVKGGDGGDGMVAFRREKFVPNGGPAGGDGGHGGNVVFQVEEGLRTLMDFRYKRHFKAERGEHGMSKGMHGKKADDLIIKVPPGTVVINEETKAVIADLVEHGQTAVIARGGRGGRGNSRFATPANPAPELAEKGEPGQELNVILELKVLADVGLVGFPSVGKSTILSVVSAAKPKIGAYHFTTIVPNLGMVETDDGRSFAMADLPGLIEGAHQGVGLGMQFLRHIERTRVIVHVVDMSGVEGRDPYEDYITINEELKQYNLRLTERPQIVVANKMDMPNAEENLEEFLKKVGDSVKVFPVSALSRQGLKPVLYEIADLLEVTPEFTLHEIEEETSNATVLYKHEKKGEDFEITRDDDGAFVLSGYSIERLFKMTDFSREDGIRRFARQLRAMGVDEALREKGAKDGDTVRLLEFEFDFVD, encoded by the coding sequence ATGTTTGTTGATCACGTGAAAATTTATGTAAAAGGTGGAGACGGCGGGGATGGTATGGTCGCTTTTCGCCGTGAGAAATTCGTTCCAAATGGTGGTCCTGCTGGTGGCGATGGAGGACATGGTGGGAATGTAGTCTTCCAAGTTGAAGAAGGCTTACGTACATTAATGGATTTTAGATATAAACGTCATTTCAAAGCTGAACGTGGTGAACACGGAATGAGTAAAGGAATGCATGGGAAAAAAGCAGACGATTTAATTATTAAAGTGCCGCCTGGAACTGTTGTGATAAATGAAGAAACAAAAGCTGTTATTGCAGATTTAGTTGAGCATGGGCAAACAGCTGTCATCGCTCGCGGCGGTCGTGGAGGTCGTGGTAATTCAAGATTTGCGACACCGGCAAATCCAGCGCCTGAACTTGCTGAAAAAGGTGAGCCAGGACAAGAATTAAATGTTATATTGGAATTAAAAGTTTTAGCAGACGTTGGTCTTGTTGGGTTCCCAAGTGTCGGGAAATCAACAATTTTATCCGTTGTATCTGCTGCAAAGCCGAAAATAGGTGCTTATCATTTTACTACTATCGTGCCAAATTTAGGAATGGTGGAGACAGATGATGGTCGAAGCTTTGCTATGGCAGATTTACCAGGATTAATAGAAGGTGCCCATCAAGGCGTTGGACTAGGTATGCAATTTCTTCGACATATTGAACGTACACGTGTAATAGTTCATGTAGTTGATATGAGCGGTGTAGAAGGACGAGACCCATACGAGGATTACATCACAATTAATGAGGAACTAAAACAATACAATTTACGTTTAACTGAACGTCCCCAAATTGTTGTTGCAAATAAAATGGATATGCCAAACGCAGAAGAAAACTTAGAAGAGTTTTTAAAGAAAGTTGGAGACTCTGTAAAAGTGTTCCCGGTATCAGCACTTTCTCGTCAAGGATTAAAGCCTGTCTTATATGAGATCGCAGACTTATTAGAAGTAACACCCGAATTCACACTCCATGAAATCGAAGAAGAAACAAGTAACGCTACAGTACTTTATAAACATGAGAAAAAAGGTGAAGACTTCGAAATTACTCGTGATGATGATGGAGCGTTTGTCCTTAGTGGATACTCAATTGAACGTTTGTTTAAAATGACAGACTTCAGTAGAGAAGATGGTATTCGTCGTTTTGCTAGACAACTTCGTGCGATGGGTGTAGACGAAGCATTGCGCGAAAAAGGTGCAAAAGACGGGGATACAGTAAGATTGTTAGAATTTGAATTTGATTTTGTAGATTAA
- the pheA gene encoding prephenate dehydratase, translated as MIIEQDKKIAYLGPEASFTYIATKGLFPDNQLMPMTTIPECIDAVVEGKVEYAVVPLENALEGIVPLTIDYLFHEVNLYVVAEILEKIQQHLMVNKSQVHNWQHVEEIYSHPHALAQCHKYLFYRFSGVPLSQISSTSAAAKLVAETPERCIAAIGNASSAEKYGLEIVEKNIHDFHFNHTRFFVLSRHNTRLPVETAEANPKTTIMFTLPSDESGTLHQVLSVLAWRKLNLSKIESRPLKTGLGHYFFIADVLADENDVMMKGAFEELNSIGVTVKSLGTYYTHLTPEG; from the coding sequence GTGATAATTGAGCAAGATAAAAAAATCGCCTATTTAGGACCAGAGGCATCTTTTACATATATAGCGACAAAGGGGCTTTTTCCCGATAATCAGTTAATGCCAATGACAACCATTCCAGAATGTATTGATGCGGTTGTAGAAGGTAAAGTAGAGTATGCTGTGGTTCCTCTTGAAAATGCATTAGAAGGAATCGTTCCATTAACGATTGATTATTTATTTCATGAAGTTAATTTATATGTTGTAGCAGAAATTTTAGAAAAAATACAACAGCATTTAATGGTGAATAAATCGCAAGTTCATAATTGGCAGCATGTTGAGGAAATTTATTCCCACCCGCATGCACTTGCTCAATGTCACAAATATTTGTTTTATCGATTTAGTGGAGTACCATTAAGTCAAATATCATCAACTTCAGCGGCAGCTAAACTTGTCGCAGAGACTCCTGAACGTTGTATAGCAGCAATAGGGAATGCATCATCAGCAGAAAAGTATGGCTTAGAAATAGTAGAAAAAAACATTCATGATTTTCACTTTAATCATACGCGCTTCTTTGTACTCTCTCGTCATAATACTAGATTGCCAGTGGAAACAGCTGAGGCGAATCCAAAGACAACTATTATGTTTACACTTCCTTCAGATGAATCAGGAACACTGCATCAAGTTTTATCAGTTCTTGCATGGAGAAAGTTAAACTTGAGTAAAATTGAATCTCGACCATTAAAAACTGGATTAGGTCATTATTTCTTTATTGCAGATGTGCTTGCTGATGAAAATGATGTAATGATGAAAGGTGCCTTTGAAGAGCTAAATTCAATTGGTGTTACTGTTAAATCTTTAGGTACTTATTATACACATTTGACACCAGAAGGGTAA
- a CDS encoding transcriptional regulator, with the protein MKKMLGEERRKELLTLLKNSKQPITGTDLAKQANVSRQVIVNDMNLLKARNEPIIATSQGYLYLTTDEQSNTYERKIVCLHTTEQAEDEMSTIVDCGVTLKNVIVEHPLYGEITASMMISNRLEVQNFIQRVKDTKASLLSKLTNGTHLHVISAPSIEQLDSAVQRLREKGYLVEE; encoded by the coding sequence TTGAAAAAAATGTTAGGTGAAGAACGGCGTAAGGAACTTCTTACATTATTAAAAAACTCAAAACAACCGATTACTGGAACTGATTTAGCAAAACAAGCAAATGTTTCTCGTCAAGTAATTGTTAATGATATGAATTTGTTAAAAGCTCGTAATGAGCCAATTATAGCAACAAGTCAAGGGTATTTATATTTAACAACCGACGAGCAAAGCAATACCTATGAACGTAAAATTGTTTGTTTACATACGACTGAACAAGCAGAAGATGAAATGTCGACAATTGTTGATTGTGGAGTAACTCTAAAAAATGTTATTGTAGAACACCCATTGTATGGAGAAATCACCGCTTCCATGATGATTTCAAATCGTTTAGAGGTACAAAACTTTATTCAACGTGTGAAGGATACAAAAGCAAGCTTACTTTCTAAACTTACTAATGGAACACATTTGCATGTTATTTCAGCTCCAAGTATCGAACAACTAGACTCAGCGGTGCAACGTTTAAGAGAAAAAGGATATCTAGTAGAAGAGTAA
- the yszB gene encoding UPF0735 ACT domain-containing protein YszB codes for MKNVANQKYYLVREDVLTDAMQKTLEAKQLLESGTVSSIWDAVKKVDLSRSAFYKYRDAVFPFHSIVQERILTIIIQLQDQKGTLAKLLEIITIAHCNVLTIHQTIPIQGRANVTLSLDVTSMSIDLNELIEQINKLEFVEAAEVISSGAL; via the coding sequence ATGAAAAACGTTGCAAATCAAAAGTATTATTTGGTAAGAGAAGATGTATTGACTGATGCGATGCAAAAAACTCTAGAAGCAAAACAACTTTTAGAAAGTGGTACAGTTTCTTCAATTTGGGATGCTGTAAAAAAAGTTGATTTATCAAGAAGTGCTTTTTATAAATATCGTGATGCAGTATTCCCATTCCACTCAATTGTACAAGAACGAATTTTAACGATTATCATCCAGTTACAGGATCAAAAAGGGACACTTGCAAAGCTTTTAGAAATTATAACAATAGCTCATTGTAATGTTTTAACAATACATCAGACGATTCCAATACAAGGACGAGCAAATGTAACATTATCACTTGATGTGACAAGCATGTCGATTGATCTAAATGAACTAATTGAGCAAATTAATAAGCTAGAATTTGTAGAAGCAGCAGAGGTTATTAGTTCGGGGGCATTATAA